In Pseudobacter ginsenosidimutans, the following are encoded in one genomic region:
- a CDS encoding DUF4843 domain-containing protein, with amino-acid sequence MFCRKHSLYIILPVLILAAFSSCKKSELISFEEKPMVYFYKRFDDPKKDSVLYSFAIMQASRMKDTIKIPVRISGLSVDKDRKINLKPVADSTNAVEGTDYSILSSTIRAGHYNDSIVLVVMRSAEMKTKDKRLMLEIVPSEDFDPGLYNTPSADGVVKLSGGSVRMLVKINDFLTKPSNWDSWLVYFFGDYSQRKYRFIIEVTGRGDFPSGGGAGSLPYGQFVAYQQLMVQALNEYEAEHGHMLDENGDIVEF; translated from the coding sequence ATGTTTTGCAGAAAACATTCATTATATATCATACTTCCGGTGCTGATACTGGCAGCATTCTCTTCCTGTAAGAAAAGTGAGCTCATTTCTTTTGAAGAGAAGCCCATGGTCTATTTTTATAAAAGGTTCGACGATCCCAAAAAAGACAGTGTTCTCTATTCCTTCGCCATCATGCAGGCGTCGCGAATGAAAGACACCATCAAAATACCAGTTCGCATTTCAGGGCTTTCAGTTGACAAGGACAGGAAAATAAATCTCAAACCTGTTGCTGACAGCACCAATGCGGTGGAAGGAACAGACTACTCCATCCTCTCCTCTACCATACGCGCAGGACATTATAACGATTCCATCGTATTGGTGGTAATGCGCAGTGCTGAAATGAAAACAAAAGACAAACGTTTGATGCTGGAGATCGTGCCTTCCGAAGATTTCGATCCAGGTCTTTATAACACACCATCCGCAGATGGAGTAGTGAAGCTTTCCGGAGGATCAGTTCGCATGCTGGTCAAGATCAACGATTTTCTCACCAAGCCTTCCAACTGGGATTCATGGCTGGTCTATTTCTTTGGAGATTACAGCCAGAGGAAATACCGGTTTATCATTGAGGTTACCGGCCGCGGGGATTTCCCTTCAGGCGGTGGCGCCGGCAGTTTGCCCTACGGCCAGTTTGTGGCCTACCAGCAACTCATGGTCCAGGCGCTGAATGAATATGAAGCCGAACATGGACACATGCTTGATGAGAACGGAGACATCGTGGAGTTCTGA